CCTCGACAAACAGAGTCTGAGCTACGCGAGCGTGGGTTCCTCTGTTCCCGGGCAAGCTGTGATAGAGCGTGTGGTTCCTGACGAGGAGAATAGGTCttcggcctgattacggaTCTCAACTTGACGAGCACTCAATACTCTTGGTGCTCGTCCATCTTCTACGTTGGTTAGCAACTCGAATGGCTCTAGAAAAAGTTCAGGACTAAAGAATTGCAGGTCAACTGGTGTCCGAGTACCCCTTCATCTACCTGATGAGCAGATTCCATCTCACCAAATTCGTTGGAATCACGGTGTAAGTCCCAGTCAATACGGCCCCTACCAGATACCACAGCCAGCTAAGCGTATCTATCTGACTGACCACCCTCTCAACTCCAGTGTCATCTGGGGCATCATCTGCATGTGCCTTGCCGCACCAACCAACTACGCTGGCTTCGCCACCGtccgcttcctcctcgggTTCGCCGAGGGAGCCGTGTCCCCGGccttcatcaccatcaccagcatCTGGTATCGCAGCAACGAGCACGCCCTCCGAACAGCGTAAGCACATCACTCCGGGTTATAGCACACTACCCCAACTGCACACACAAGCTGACACGATGCCAGGCTGTGGATCACCATGAACGGCGTGGCCCAGATCTGCGGCTCGCTGCTCATGTACGGCATCGCCAAGAacaccgccctcgccctcgcgccGTGGCGGACGCTCTTCCTTGTCTGTGGCGCCATCAcgtcggccgccggcgtcatgtTCTACCTCTTCATGCCCAACGGCCCCAAGGATGCCTGGTTCCTGACGGCCCGCCAGAAGCAGGTCCTCTCCCTGCGGATGGCCAAGGaccgcgagggcggcgacaagacctccttctccgtgTCGCAGCTCAAGGAGGCCGCCATGGATATCAAGACCTGGTTCGTGTTCTGGTTTGGCGTCCTGGTGACGATGCAGTCTCCCGTCCTGACGGTGAGTTTTCCTTCCGCGTGGCCTTCTTCCCTGCTGGGCTAACCAACCCCGTCCTCCTCAGTTCGCATCACtcgtcatcaacaacatcggCTACGACAAGTACGAAACCATGCTCTACACAGCTCCTTCGGGTAAGCACTGGCTTTCTTCAAGCTTCTACCTCCAACCTCGCATCTTGACTAACCCGCGTGAAAGGCGCCGTTCAAATCGGGATGCTCTGGATCGGCGTCTGCGGCTGCATGCTGTTTCCCAAGAACAGAACACTCGTAGCATTAGTCCTTATCCTGCCACCGCTGGCGGGCAACGTGCTCCTCATGAAGCTCTCCACCAACTCCGGATGGGGCATGATAGCGGCCTCTTGGATCGTGAGTTTACCACGTCCGTTCCGAAAATACACACCGCGTCTTTCTGACCCCAAGTCTAGTCCTCGTGCATCACCGCAGTCTGGtccatcctcctctccctcaccGCGTCCAACGTCAAAGGCAACACCAAGcgcgccatcgtcaacgcTATGTTCTTCGTCGGCTACTGCGCGGGGTGCATCGGTGCCCCGCAGCTCTGGACCGAGAAGCCGCGGTACTtcaacggcgtcgtcacAGCCATTGTCACCTGGTGTCTACTCTTTGTGGAGATTATCGTGTATCGGTATCTCTGCTCGAGAGATAACTCCAAGAGAGATGCCGACCTCTCTGGTGCACAGTCTCCGGGAAGCGGCCATGATGAGGTCACGTtggatgccggcggcgcccctGACAGCGATATGACGGACAAGCAGGACAGACAGTTCAGATACAGCATCTAGAATGGGCGAGTTTAGTGATCGAGAATGAAGCACCGAGAGGTCCAACGATGGCACTACGCAGAGATTACTCTTAGCTTTCCGCATGATATATCGCTACCCTTCATACCGTGACTCGTGCCACTTTGTCTCCATTGCTTCCATGATTTGGTCTCGGCACAGCTCACAGCTTTGTGAGGAATCGACAATAATGACGTTGTTCTTCGGCCGGTACGGGCTCTCGATCCATCTCCGAAACAGGGACTCCTGCTGTCTGGCATCTTGAGAAACCGCGGCATCAACCGGTGGTCGTTCCACACCCGTCCGCTGGCTTCTCATCGACTGTCGGCTACGCAGCCTCTCGTCCAAAACCCGTATGTCGACCTCGGGCCTGCACTCGACGTACCAATACTCGAAGCCGCTCTCTGCGGCCAATGCCCTTCCCCGGTTGATGACTTCTTCGTAGTTGCAAGTGCAGTCGATGATGAGGTTCCGGCCCTGcttgaggacgtcgccgGAAAGGGCCCATAGGATGGAGTAGGAGAGCGTCGCCGCCTGTTGGAAAGGAACGTTCTTGTCCAGCAGCGAGGTTTTGATGACGTCCAAGTCGAGAATcacggcgtcgaggggccCGGCGAGAGCTTTTGCCGTCGTGCTTTTGCCGGAACCCGGGGCGCCGGACATCTGGATACACAGTCTTCTTTTCGGCATTGTGCTCTCTGGGGGATTGTGCAGGGTAAGATGCCACAGTGATGGTTGTTTCGAGTTGAAATTACAGGTATGAAGTAGGTTGCAAATCACTGATCAGTGGCGATGCTGCATGAAATCGTAGTTCTGAAGGGACTTTTGCTTACGGGAACTACGTGGGCCATGGGACAACAAGTGAAAGACGAGGAATAAACAGAAACTTTGGAAGTAGGGAGAAATAAAGCTGTCAGAGCACCGATATAAGAGGACGAACTGGCAAAAATGAAATATGTGGCTGCGGTCGTCTATGCTGCGCCACCTGCACGTCGTGTTTTTATCATGCAGGGAAACGCACTACCAAATAGTCCACGAGACAAAAATAACACAGAATCTAATAAGCCATAAACCTGTCCAGAATATCCAATGACACCCCGCAGAATGCAAATACGAGAGGGGAACTCACGCCTGACTCCGAATACGTCGGACTCACATTCCCCATCAGAGTGCTCAAGGACTCGGGAACCTCCTTCTAGTgagctcctgctcctccacgTTCTCCTTCAACGGGATCCTCCCTCTGTTCTTCGCAAAACGGCCTTTGATCGTCGAGACGAGCCCGGGCATGTCCGAGCCCGGGCCGTTCATGAAAGCCGCAGGATGCACCACGTTGAAtacggcgatggcgagaaGCATCGGCAGGGCTTCCAGGGCGTAAAAGTACGCCTCGTGGGTGATGAGGGCGTTTTCGAGGCCGTGGCCGGACGAGAACTCGACGAGGCGGTAGATGATCCGGACGGTGATCATTCCCAGGGACACATACAGCGCCCACACGAGCGGCTTCCAcgagcgccgcggcggcacccCGACGAGCCCGTCCGTCCTGCGCAGCTCGAACTGAAACTTCACCGTCAGCccgacgaagatgaggatgaagaacTCCTGGAGGGCGATGCCGCCCATGTAGATGTGGATGGCCTTCATCTgctccgccggcggcgtcgtcggtcCAGCCATggagccgccggcgagctggatGGCGAAGGATACGATGTCGAGGGCCACGAAGAGTGCGGcaaaggtcgaggccgggaTGTGCAGGAGGGAACGCAACGGGTGGTAGAAGTAGATCATGCGGCCGAGGGTCATGTATGCGAACGCGTTGACCCCTTTTGGATTGATGTGTTAGTGAGTGGGTGGTGTTCtcgaaaggggggggggggggggtgtctCAAGCAACGTCAGTTAACTTACAGATGGGCGCCAGCAGGATAAAGATCTGGAAGACGAGGTAGAGGCCGTCACTTTGCTGGTCCCTGCTGCTCGCGGCTCGGAAGACGAATGCCAGCGTCTCCCATATGCCCGCCATGATGATAACCCAGCACCATCTCTAAAGTTCCAGTCagtccttttcctttttttttgttctttcTGTGCATCGCGCCGATGAGAGGGGCCCGTCGAGACATACGGACCTTTTTGTGCCTGGCGGCCTGCCATATGTGGATGGCAGTTAGGGCGCCAAAGAGCACCGCGAacaccatggccgccgcgaAGCTGGGATAGTAGTTCCAGATGGCGCCGCACTCGCCGGGCGGGACGTAGCCGTTGGCGTCCGGCTCGATGGTCTGGATGCACGTCGGAagggcgaggtcgatggtCTTGGCGGGGATGTTGACGTGACTGTTGGTTACGCCGGGGATGATGATGTGCTTGGTCGTGATGAAGTTGCCCGTCGGGACGGCTGATGCTGCGGAAGAGACCGTCGTGTCTTGTCGTCTGTTCAACGTCCCGGGCAGAGTCGGGGGCGTGGGCAAAGGAGTCGATGGCAGCATGAGAGCCGAGACGAGAGGAGCCAGGACAAGCCACGAGAAACGCATGTTGAGTGAGGGGTCAAAGATTGTGATAGTGTGATAAAGGAGTGTTTGCAATGAGTTTCCGGATGGTTCTTGGTCTTTCAAGCTGCTGCATTTCCCGAGTCTGGTCTCTTTTGCGATTTGCCCACATCCTTATAAGTGAAGTCGCAGAGACTCCCAAAGTCACTTATCGCGGCCCGTCTGGCGATGCACAGCCCCAGGATTCGCTCCTTTACATAAAAGATGCGACCCGACCAATGGTAGCTCCGCATGGTGGAACAGCGCTAAGTCAATATTACAGCGGCGTGGAATGGGAAAATAAACCCCCTGCTGGCGGCGTCAGCACGACATCTTGCGCGGGcgtgtgtgttgtgtgtgtgtacgtgTGCGGCGTAGTCTCTCTGTACATGgggtatgtgtgtgtgtgtgtgtgtgtgttttctttcttttgtcttttttttccacgtctttttctttcccctttTTACACACATGGCAAACACAGGGACACTGGCGGCGAGACTCTCAAGACGATGATGGGAGAcggggggaaaaaaggagcTGGCGGTTTAAGAATAGATTTTTTGTCATGGCTTGGGCCTCAAGGGCACGGAAACCCACTCTTCCTTGACTGTGACAGGCCCCTCTGGTTCTCTCAACAGGAGCGCAACCTTTCTCCAGAGGATACCCGTGCCGTCGGTGCTAGATACTACGCGCCTGTCGTCCTGCAACGCCGAGTCCTTGATGCGCCGCTCCTCGGGTGGCAGCgtcccgtcgtcgaccacgtcgtccatgtcgtcgtccgggcCGAGCTGCAAGTCGTGCTCGAAACAGATGACCTGCACGGCGAGCGTCGTGACGATCCCCAGGTCCCAGCAGCTCTCCTTTTCGTGGGCGAGCGCCTTGAGGATGCCCATGGCCGTCATCCGCAGGCTCAGTGAGCGGCACTTGATGAGGACGAAGGCCAGCTGCGGCGCGAAGCCCATCTCGAAGGTGAACTTGGCGCGCGGGTACTTGGTCCACATGGCGCGCAGGATGGCCTCGGACTCTTTCGCGAGCTCGATGATGCTGCGGAACTTGTCCATGTGCAGGTCGtagacggcctcgccgcgcgAGAAGCACGTGTCGATCCAGATCTTGCCGACAAGCCACTTGGACTCGAGCAGccgctcgacgagctcctcgcgcaTGGCCATGTACTTGCACTTCTGGATCCTCTTGCGCTCCTTGAAGGCCTGAAGCTCGCCCAGCCAGGCGTCGAGCAGCCCGTCAATCTCCCCCCGCTCCTGCATCGTGGCCGCGTCGGGTCGGGGACACGTCTCGTCCCCGAGCCGGTACTCGTCCGCCATCCTGATGAAGCGGATGGTGCGCACGAGCAACGGGTCCAGCGCCTCCTGGACCTCCAGA
The DNA window shown above is from Colletotrichum destructivum chromosome 2, complete sequence and carries:
- a CDS encoding Putative zn(2)Cys(6) fungal-type DNA-binding domain-containing protein — protein: MARLGAPKVKTGCITCNPRIRRVKCDEARPACNRCVSTGRKCDGYMAPPTGAYSWSQLLRARPPPTESVPDAELRQLAFFRRNVAPSLPGVLDSYFWTHLVPQFSHQQPAARHAMLAISSLYEKFREDPLDQSAEKNAFAVTHYNEAIKHLRTTTNQEAVLFVCILFVCIEMLRNRCQTAIEHCRHGINILNDVKTKSNITKDYLEPAFCRLGIFPYFFGVRPETFPAVASPCRVPTPPFHSLLEVQEALDPLLVRTIRFIRMADEYRLGDETCPRPDAATMQERGEIDGLLDAWLGELQAFKERKRIQKCKYMAMREELVERLLESKWLVGKIWIDTCFSRGEAVYDLHMDKFRSIIELAKESEAILRAMWTKYPRAKFTFEMGFAPQLAFVLIKCRSLSLRMTAMGILKALAHEKESCWDLGIVTTLAVQVICFEHDLQLGPDDDMDDVVDDGTLPPEERRIKDSALQDDRRVVSSTDGTGILWRKVALLLREPEGPVTVKEEWVSVPLRPKP
- a CDS encoding Putative P-loop containing nucleoside triphosphate hydrolase encodes the protein MPKRRLCIQMSGAPGSGKSTTAKALAGPLDAVILDLDVIKTSLLDKNVPFQQAATLSYSILWALSGDVLKQGRNLIIDCTCNYEEVINRGRALAAESGFEYWYVECRPEVDIRVLDERLRSRQSMRSQRTGVERPPVDAAVSQDARQQESLFRRWIESPYRPKNNVIIVDSSQSCELCRDQIMEAMETKWHESRYEG
- a CDS encoding Putative major facilitator superfamily, MFS transporter superfamily — its product is MNQSGDADTMTKQRDDDHPQEGVEEKNGQIVDMADGYTPEEEKEVLRKIDLAIMPMMCFVFFLQYLDKQSLSYASVFGLITDLNLTSTQYSWCSSIFYVGQLVSEYPFIYLMSRFHLTKFVGITVVIWGIICMCLAAPTNYAGFATVRFLLGFAEGAVSPAFITITSIWYRSNEHALRTALWITMNGVAQICGSLLMYGIAKNTALALAPWRTLFLVCGAITSAAGVMFYLFMPNGPKDAWFLTARQKQVLSLRMAKDREGGDKTSFSVSQLKEAAMDIKTWFVFWFGVLVTMQSPVLTFASLVINNIGYDKYETMLYTAPSGAVQIGMLWIGVCGCMLFPKNRTLVALVLILPPLAGNVLLMKLSTNSGWGMIAASWISSCITAVWSILLSLTASNVKGNTKRAIVNAMFFVGYCAGCIGAPQLWTEKPRYFNGVVTAIVTWCLLFVEIIVYRYLCSRDNSKRDADLSGAQSPGSGHDEVTLDAGGAPDSDMTDKQDRQFRYSI
- a CDS encoding Putative RTA-like protein, with translation MRFSWLVLAPLVSALMLPSTPLPTPPTLPGTLNRRQDTTVSSAASAVPTGNFITTKHIIIPGVTNSHVNIPAKTIDLALPTCIQTIEPDANGYVPPGECGAIWNYYPSFAAAMVFAVLFGALTAIHIWQAARHKKRWCWVIIMAGIWETLAFVFRAASSRDQQSDGLYLVFQIFILLAPIWVNAFAYMTLGRMIYFYHPLRSLLHIPASTFAALFVALDIVSFAIQLAGGSMAGPTTPPAEQMKAIHIYMGGIALQEFFILIFVGLTVKFQFELRRTDGLVGVPPRRSWKPLVWALYVSLGMITVRIIYRLVEFSSGHGLENALITHEAYFYALEALPMLLAIAVFNVVHPAAFMNGPGSDMPGLVSTIKGRFAKNRGRIPLKENVEEQELTRRRFPSP